Proteins encoded by one window of Cyanobium sp. NS01:
- a CDS encoding response regulator transcription factor, with product MSARLLVVEDDETIRDTLQEALQLEGFAVTACGNGRDALNLLQRSTEENAYGLVVLDLMLPGLGGLDVCRALRAADILTPILVVSARDTETDRVLGLEVGADDYLVKPFGMRELVARCRALLRRTTSQANQAKVLEHANLKLYQEECRVTRDGLPVNLSPKEYRLLELFMQHPRRVWSRDKLLEQVWGVDYFGDSKTVDVHIRWLREKLEAEPSSPAHLITVRGFGYRFG from the coding sequence ATGAGCGCCCGCCTGCTGGTCGTCGAAGACGATGAAACCATCCGCGACACCCTGCAGGAGGCCCTGCAGCTGGAGGGCTTTGCCGTGACGGCCTGCGGCAATGGCCGCGATGCCCTCAACCTGCTGCAGCGCAGCACGGAGGAGAACGCCTACGGCCTGGTGGTGCTCGACCTGATGCTGCCGGGCCTCGGCGGCCTCGATGTCTGCCGCGCCCTGCGGGCGGCCGACATCCTCACCCCGATCCTGGTGGTGAGCGCCCGCGACACGGAGACCGACCGGGTGCTGGGCCTGGAGGTGGGGGCCGACGACTACCTGGTGAAACCCTTCGGCATGCGCGAGCTGGTGGCGCGCTGCCGGGCCCTGCTGCGCCGCACCACCAGCCAGGCCAACCAGGCCAAGGTGCTCGAGCATGCCAACCTCAAGCTCTACCAGGAGGAGTGCCGCGTCACCCGCGACGGCCTGCCCGTGAACCTCTCGCCCAAGGAATACCGGCTGCTGGAGCTGTTCATGCAGCATCCGCGCCGGGTCTGGAGCCGCGACAAGCTGCTGGAGCAGGTTTGGGGTGTGGACTACTTCGGCGACAGCAAGACCGTGGACGTGCACATCCGTTGGCTGCGCGAAAAGCTGGAGGCGGAGCCCTCGTCCCCCGCCCACCTGATCACGGTGCGGGGCTTCGGTTATCGCTTTGGCTGA
- a CDS encoding peptide chain release factor 3, with amino-acid sequence MTSSPVGIDLESLAEAVERRRNFAIISHPDAGKTTLTEKLLLYGGAIQQAGAVKAKGEQRKVTSDWMDLEKQRGISITSTVLQFDYAGTTVNLLDTPGHQDFSEDTYRTLAAADNAVMLEDAAKGLEPQTRKLFEVCRLRRVPIFTFINKMDRPGREPLELIDEIESELGLTCWPVNWPIGSGDRFRGVIDRRSRDVILFERAERGRQATEKRLLAGSAELADLVEPDLLATALEELELLDGAGAELDLALVQAGELSPVFFGSAMTNFGVRPFLDAFLELAQKPVPRQSRGGAVDPVAPGFSGFVFKLQANMDPRHRDRVAFVRVCSGRFEKDMTVQHARTGKAIRLSRPQKLFGQDREVVDDAFPGDVIGLNNPGMFAIGDTLYMGAKVEYEGIPCFSPEIFSWLRNPNPSAFKSFRKGVNELREEGAVQILYDTDQSKRDPILAAVGQLQLEVVQYRLEHEYGVQTRLEPMGFSVARWVCGGWDALEAVGRIFNCKTVRDAWDRPVLLFKNAWNLRQLQDDHPDLELAVVAPVVSGVEPISL; translated from the coding sequence ATGACCAGCAGCCCCGTCGGCATCGATCTCGAATCCCTGGCGGAGGCCGTGGAGCGGCGCCGCAACTTCGCGATCATTTCCCACCCCGACGCGGGCAAGACCACCCTCACCGAGAAATTGCTGCTCTATGGCGGTGCCATCCAGCAGGCCGGCGCCGTGAAGGCCAAGGGGGAGCAGCGCAAGGTGACCTCCGACTGGATGGACCTCGAAAAGCAGCGCGGCATCTCGATCACCTCCACCGTGCTGCAGTTCGACTACGCCGGCACCACGGTGAACCTGCTGGACACCCCCGGCCACCAGGACTTCTCGGAAGACACCTACCGCACCCTGGCCGCCGCCGACAACGCGGTGATGCTGGAAGACGCCGCCAAGGGGCTCGAGCCCCAGACGCGCAAGCTCTTTGAAGTGTGCCGGCTGCGGCGGGTGCCGATCTTCACCTTCATCAACAAGATGGACCGGCCGGGGCGTGAGCCCCTGGAGCTGATCGATGAGATCGAGAGCGAGCTGGGCCTCACCTGCTGGCCGGTGAACTGGCCGATCGGCAGTGGCGACCGCTTCCGCGGCGTGATCGACCGCCGCAGCCGCGACGTGATCCTGTTCGAGCGGGCCGAGCGGGGCCGTCAGGCCACCGAGAAGCGGCTGCTGGCAGGCAGTGCTGAGCTGGCGGATCTGGTGGAGCCCGACCTGCTGGCCACCGCCCTGGAGGAACTGGAGCTGCTCGATGGCGCCGGCGCCGAGCTGGATCTGGCCCTGGTGCAGGCCGGCGAGCTGAGCCCGGTGTTCTTCGGCTCGGCGATGACCAACTTCGGCGTGCGTCCCTTCCTCGATGCCTTCCTGGAGCTGGCCCAGAAGCCGGTGCCGCGCCAGAGCCGCGGCGGGGCGGTGGATCCGGTGGCGCCCGGGTTCAGCGGCTTCGTGTTCAAGCTGCAGGCCAACATGGACCCCCGCCACCGCGATCGGGTGGCCTTCGTGCGCGTTTGCAGCGGCCGCTTCGAGAAGGACATGACCGTGCAGCACGCCCGCACCGGCAAGGCGATCCGCCTGTCGCGGCCCCAGAAGCTGTTCGGCCAGGACCGCGAAGTGGTGGACGATGCCTTCCCCGGCGACGTGATCGGCCTCAACAACCCCGGCATGTTCGCCATCGGCGACACCCTCTACATGGGCGCCAAGGTGGAATACGAGGGCATTCCCTGTTTCTCCCCGGAGATCTTTTCCTGGCTGCGCAACCCCAACCCCTCCGCCTTCAAGAGCTTCCGCAAGGGGGTGAATGAACTGCGCGAGGAGGGGGCCGTGCAGATCCTCTACGACACCGACCAGAGCAAACGTGACCCGATCCTGGCGGCGGTGGGTCAGCTGCAGCTGGAGGTGGTGCAGTATCGGCTCGAGCACGAATACGGCGTGCAGACCCGTCTGGAGCCCATGGGCTTCAGCGTGGCCCGCTGGGTGTGCGGCGGCTGGGACGCCCTCGAGGCCGTGGGCCGCATCTTCAACTGCAAGACCGTGCGCGATGCCTGGGATCGGCCGGTGCTGCTGTTCAAGAACGCCTGGAATCTGCGCCAGCTCCAGGACGACCACCCCGACCTCGAACTGGCGGTGGTGGCGCCGGTGGTGAGCGGCGTCGAGCCGATCAGCCTGTGA
- a CDS encoding cell wall metabolism sensor histidine kinase WalK yields the protein MADSGRGGWPGPGRPWWRRGAVALPEPSSRQLLSWIDQSAMGWVLLDGDDRICHISPRAERVLLAELEGGTAVGSAAARAAGVRLLGTPLARICNDPTLLSAIGLARRQERAQRLEWRYGLLDYDLAVVPGRDGWLALQLQSRRSLEAQLDQQERWVSDVAHELKTPLTALLLVGDSLAAQVTDGNARLVERLQRELRRLQDMVVNLLELSRLENAMPGQGLSFEAVELEGLMEQVWQNLRPVAEQRGVSLALQASGPPEQLRIQADQARLHRALLNLLDNALRYSPSGGVVEARIGSRGGWCQLSIRDQGPGLSEDDLNHMFERFYRGDSSRVRQERTGSGLGLAIVQQIAATHGGRVQARNHGDGGAMLELILPQEPAGLSAR from the coding sequence TTGGCTGACAGCGGTCGCGGCGGCTGGCCAGGCCCAGGCCGCCCCTGGTGGCGCCGGGGGGCGGTGGCCCTGCCGGAGCCGAGCAGCCGCCAGCTGCTGAGCTGGATCGACCAGTCAGCGATGGGCTGGGTGCTGCTTGATGGCGACGATCGGATCTGCCACATCAGCCCCCGGGCCGAGCGCGTGCTGCTGGCGGAGCTGGAGGGCGGCACGGCGGTGGGAAGTGCAGCCGCCAGAGCAGCAGGGGTGCGGTTGCTGGGCACACCCCTGGCCCGGATCTGCAACGATCCCACCCTGCTGAGCGCCATTGGCCTGGCGCGTCGCCAGGAGCGCGCCCAGCGCCTGGAGTGGCGCTATGGCCTCCTGGACTACGACCTGGCCGTGGTGCCGGGCCGCGACGGCTGGCTGGCGCTGCAGCTGCAGAGCCGGCGGTCGCTGGAGGCCCAGCTCGATCAACAGGAGCGCTGGGTGAGCGATGTGGCCCATGAGCTGAAAACGCCGCTCACCGCCCTGCTGCTGGTGGGGGACAGCCTCGCCGCCCAGGTGACCGATGGCAACGCCCGGCTGGTGGAGCGGCTGCAGCGGGAACTGAGGCGCCTGCAGGACATGGTGGTGAATCTGCTGGAGCTCTCCCGCCTGGAGAACGCCATGCCCGGCCAGGGCCTCAGCTTTGAGGCGGTGGAGCTGGAGGGGCTGATGGAGCAGGTGTGGCAGAACCTGCGCCCCGTGGCCGAGCAGCGGGGCGTGAGCCTGGCGCTGCAGGCGAGCGGGCCGCCCGAGCAGCTGCGGATCCAGGCTGATCAGGCACGTCTGCACCGGGCCCTGCTCAACCTGCTCGACAATGCGCTGCGCTACAGCCCCAGTGGCGGCGTGGTGGAGGCAAGGATCGGCAGCCGCGGCGGCTGGTGTCAGCTGAGCATCCGCGACCAGGGGCCGGGGCTGAGCGAGGACGACCTCAACCACATGTTCGAGCGCTTCTACCGGGGTGACAGCTCCCGGGTGCGCCAGGAGCGCACCGGCAGCGGCCTGGGGCTGGCGATCGTGCAGCAGATCGCAGCCACCCACGGGGGCAGGGTGCAGGCGCGCAACCACGGCGATGGCGGCGCCATGCTGGAACTGATCCTGCCCCAGGAGCCCGCAGGGCTCAGCGCACGCTGA
- a CDS encoding Crp/Fnr family transcriptional regulator, whose product MVFTPSQAAEHRDSFRELLEASFEKRSLVHLPAGSPIPLLRRNLWVVVRGMVKLGAISYQGDALLLGLAGPNEPFGDPLSNQPAYEATTLVASDLLCLSCDEIHASPHLAIGILQGMASRYRQSEAMLALLGLRRIEDRVKGFLELLAEEYGQPCDRGLRLPLRLTHQDLASALSTTRVTITRLLGQLRAEGWLDLDLERHLVISHQPLRR is encoded by the coding sequence TGCTGAGCATCGCGACAGCTTCAGGGAGCTGCTGGAGGCCAGCTTTGAGAAACGCAGCCTGGTGCATCTGCCGGCCGGCAGCCCGATTCCCCTGCTGCGGCGCAACCTCTGGGTGGTGGTGCGCGGCATGGTGAAGCTCGGCGCCATCTCCTACCAGGGCGATGCCCTGCTGCTGGGGCTGGCCGGGCCCAATGAGCCCTTCGGCGATCCCCTCAGCAACCAGCCCGCCTACGAGGCCACCACGCTGGTGGCGAGCGACCTGCTCTGCCTCAGCTGCGATGAGATCCACGCCTCTCCCCATCTGGCCATCGGCATCCTGCAGGGCATGGCGTCGCGCTACCGCCAGAGCGAGGCGATGCTGGCCCTGCTCGGCCTGCGCCGCATCGAAGACCGGGTGAAGGGCTTTCTGGAGCTGCTGGCTGAGGAGTACGGCCAGCCCTGCGACCGCGGCCTGCGGCTGCCGCTGCGGCTCACCCACCAGGACCTGGCCAGCGCCCTGAGCACCACCCGGGTGACGATCACCCGGCTGCTGGGCCAGCTGCGCGCCGAGGGCTGGCTCGATCTCGATCTCGAACGCCACCTGGTGATCAGCCACCAACCCCTGCGCCGATGA
- a CDS encoding phycobilisome rod-core linker polypeptide codes for MALVKAPALGIERFAGARNKENWAHATEDDRKTIVRAVYQQVLGNQYIMKSERLNGLESLFRNGDLSVREFVRLVAKSGLYKEKFFENCNPYRFIELNHKHLLGRAPNTAQEMLDHFTILQEHGYDAEIDSYIDSDEYQGRFGQDVVPYIHGWDYSVGQQGRQFSWVFQLARGAAASVKGDSSGVQSRLNRVVHRNRPVPVNPPSSGPSYFRSSVGSGAYGGDGEAPMAVYNSERTDRISGLPVMAGARGTDGSSGRLVTLVVTGVANNAYSRTAETVIRVPYTRMNQALQRVNRLGGRVVEVSVR; via the coding sequence ATGGCACTGGTCAAAGCCCCCGCACTGGGGATTGAACGCTTCGCTGGCGCTCGCAACAAGGAAAACTGGGCCCACGCCACAGAAGACGACCGCAAGACAATCGTGCGTGCGGTGTATCAGCAGGTGCTGGGTAATCAGTACATCATGAAGAGCGAGCGGCTCAATGGGCTCGAATCCCTGTTCCGCAACGGTGATCTCAGCGTGCGCGAATTCGTGCGCCTGGTGGCCAAGAGTGGCCTCTACAAGGAGAAGTTCTTCGAGAACTGCAACCCCTATCGCTTCATTGAGCTGAACCACAAGCATCTGCTGGGCCGTGCCCCCAACACCGCCCAGGAGATGCTCGATCACTTCACCATCCTCCAGGAGCACGGCTACGACGCTGAAATCGATTCCTACATCGACAGCGACGAGTATCAGGGCCGCTTCGGACAGGATGTGGTGCCCTACATCCACGGCTGGGATTACTCTGTTGGCCAGCAGGGGCGCCAGTTCTCCTGGGTGTTCCAGCTGGCCCGCGGTGCTGCCGCCTCGGTGAAGGGCGACAGCAGCGGCGTGCAGTCGCGCCTCAACCGCGTGGTGCACCGCAACCGCCCCGTGCCGGTGAATCCGCCCAGCTCCGGCCCCTCCTACTTCCGCTCCTCGGTGGGCTCAGGCGCCTACGGCGGCGACGGCGAAGCACCGATGGCCGTCTACAACAGCGAGCGCACCGATCGCATCAGCGGCCTGCCGGTGATGGCCGGAGCCCGGGGCACCGATGGCAGCAGCGGCCGTCTGGTCACCCTGGTGGTGACCGGCGTGGCCAACAACGCCTACTCCCGCACCGCCGAAACGGTGATCCGGGTGCCCTACACACGCATGAACCAGGCGCTGCAGCGGGTCAACCGGCTCGGTGGCCGGGTGGTGGAGGTCAGCGTGCGCTGA